A section of the Acanthopagrus latus isolate v.2019 chromosome 20, fAcaLat1.1, whole genome shotgun sequence genome encodes:
- the adoa gene encoding 2-aminoethanethiol (cysteamine) dioxygenase a, with protein sequence MPRDNKTPLIQKIAKQAHITFKGFKASANGDNNLVADKHSELISLVTAARAADLKISPRKTKPSSAAAGLQNPPVTYMHICETEVFSMGVFLLRAGASIPLHDHPGMNGMLKVLYGKVNVRCFDKMEDNLTVSNVLPCFEPPLAPFQMTSLRRSVLRSVIEYSETSGPCLLTPVQDNLHQIDAVEGPAAFLDILAPPYNPDDERDCHYYKVLQTVAEGETDGKSNEEQKGEETDKEKEAWLLEVPQPEDFWCGGEHYPGPTVSV encoded by the exons ATGCCGCGGGACAACAAAACTCCTCTCATACAGAAGATAGCAAAGCAAGCCCACATCACCTTTAAAGGCTTTAAAGCTTCTGCTAACGGGGACAATAATCTCGTCGCGGACAAACACAGTGAACTTATTTCCTTAGTGACTGCGGCCAGGGCTGCAGACCTGAAAATATCTCCCCGGAAAACCAAACCGAGCTCCGCCGCAGCGGGGCTCCAGAACCCCCCGGTCACCTACATGCACATCTGCGAGACGGAGGTGTTCAGCATGGGGGTGTTCCTGCTGAGGGCCGGCGCCTCCATACCGCTGCACGACCACCCGGGCATGAACGGGATGCTGAAG GTTCTCTACGGGAAGGTGAATGTCCGTTGTTTTGACAAGATGGAGGATAACCTGACTGTCAGCAATGTCCTGCCTTGTTTTGAACCTCCATTGGCTCCATTCCAGATGACTTCCCTGCGGCGCTCCGTGCTCCGTTCAGTCATTGAGTACTCAGAGACCAGCGGGCCTTGTCTCCTAACTCCTGTACAGGATAACCTCCACCAGATCGATGCAGTGGAGGGACCGGCTGCATTCCTGGATATCCTGGCACCTCCATACAATCCAGATGACGAGCGGGACTGTCACTATTACAAAGTCCTGCAAACTGTTGCAGAGGGAGAAACCGATGGAAAGAGCAATGAAgaacagaaaggagaggagacagataaagaaaaggaagcatGGCTGCTAGAAGTTCCTCAGCCGGAGGACTTCTGGTGTGGTGGGGAGCACTACCCAGGACCGACAGTCTCAGTCTGA